From the Choloepus didactylus isolate mChoDid1 chromosome 22, mChoDid1.pri, whole genome shotgun sequence genome, one window contains:
- the GSE1 gene encoding genetic suppressor element 1 isoform X8 yields MKGSSLSSESSPVSSPATNHSSPATTPKRVPMGPIIVPPGGHSVPSTPPVVTIAPTKTVNGVWRSESRQQDAGSRGGSSGRERLIVEPPLPQEKAGGPAIPSHLLSTPYPFGIAPSSVVQDSRFPPLNLQRPVHHVVPPSSVAEDYLRSFRPYHTAEDLRMSSLPPLGLDPATAAAYYHPSYLAPHPFPHPAFRMEDSYCLSALRSPFYPIPAPGSLPPLHPSAMHLHLSGVRYPPELSHSSLAALHSERMSSLSAERLQMDEELRREREREADREREKEREREREKEREKELEREREKEREREKERQREQRAREKELLAAKALEPPFLPVAELHGLRGHATEERAKPSEQLTPTRAEKLKDPGLQAPKPLPHPLHPVPAPHHAVPGVISSHGLFPLPGSGAATALLIQRTNEEEKWLARQRRLRQEKEDRQSQVSEFRQQVLEQHLDMGRPPVPGEAEHRPESARPGPNRHEPGSRDPAQHFGGPPPLISPKPQHPAMPTTLWNPVSLMDSALETRRAPESHTLHSHPVPFEPSRQAAVPLVKVERVYCPEKAEEGTRKREAAPLDKYQPPPREVGSLEHQAFPHGPVPFLTEFEKSAPAVLGPPRTSLTQAAPFAELSGPLKPGSPYRHAVPRVPDPTYIYDEFLQQRRKLVSKLDLEERRRREAQEKGYFYDLDDSYDESDEEEVRAHLRCVAEQPPLKLDTSSEKLEFLQLFGLTTQQQKEELLTQKRRKRRRMLRERSPSPPTLQSKRQTPSPRLALSTRYSPDEMNDSPNFEEKKKFLIAFSLTHVSAEKRRDKEKLVEMLRAMKQKMLPAARADPLTNPPRDSPAVSLSEPATQQASLDVAKPVGIAASLSDVPKAMEPGRLEQLRPQELSGVQEPAPASGEKARPSEAPGSKKALSMLRYIRGPAPKDVPVPLSHSINGKSQPWEPFLAEEFAHQFHESVLQSTQKALQKHKGSGAVLSAEQNHKVDTSIHYNIPELQSSSRVPLPQQNGQQEPPSARKGPATQEMDQDSEEDEEEEDGEEEEEEEEAPRQKWQGIEAIFEAYQEHIEEQNLERQVLQTQCRWLEAQHYSLSLTAEQLSHSMAELRSQKQKIVSERERLQAELDHLRKCLALPAMHWSRGYFKGYPR; encoded by the exons GGTCCTCACTGAGCAGCGAGTCGTCCCCCGTGTCCTCTCCGGCCACCAACCACAGCTCCCCGGCCACCACGCCCAAGCGCGTCCCCATGGGCCCCATCATCGTGCCTCCCGGGGGCCACAGCGTCCCCAGCACGCCTCCCGTGGTGACCATCGCCCCCACCAAGACCGTCAACGGCGTCTGGAGGAGTGAGAGCCGGCAG CAGGATGCCGGCTCCCGGGGCGGCAGCAGTGGTCGGGAGCGCCTCATCGTGGAGCCCCCGCTGCCTCAGGAGAAAGCGGGGGGCCCGGCCATCCCCTCTCACCTGCTCAGCACCCCCTACCCCTTCGGGATTGCCCCCAGCTCAGTGGTGCAGGACTCCCGCTTCCCCCCACTGAA CCTCCAGCGGCCCGTCCACCACGTGGTGCCGCCCAGCTCCGTGGCCGAGGATTACCTGCGGAGCTTCCGGCCCTACCACACTGCCGAGGACCTCCGGATGTCCTCTCTCCCGCCCCTCGGCCTGGACCCAGCCACCGCCGCCGCCTACTACCACCCCAGCTACCTGGCACcacaccccttcccacacccggcCTTCCG GATGGAGGACTCCTACTGCCTGTCGGCCCTGCGGTCCCCCTTCTACCCCATCCCCGCTCCCGGCTCCCTGCCCCCGCTGCACCCGTCGGCCATGCACCTGCACCTCTCCGGGGTCCGCTACCCCCCCGAGCTGTCCCACTCGTCGCTGGCGGCACTGCACTCGGAGCGGATGTCCAGCCTCAGCGCAGAGAG GCTGCAGATGGACGAGGAGCTGAGGCGGGAGCGTGAGCGGGAAGCTGACCGTGAGCGGGAGAAGGAGCGCGAGCGGGAGCGGGAGAAGGAGCGGGAGAAGGAGCTGGAGCGGGAGCGGGAGAAGGAGCGGGAGCGGGAGAAGGAGCGCCAGCGGGAGCAGCGGGCCCGCGAGAAGGAGCTGCTGGCCGCCAAGGCCCTGGAGCCCCCGTTCCTGCCGGTGGCCGAGCTGCACGGGCTGCGGGGCCATGCCACGGAGGAGCGGGCAAAGCCCTCGGAGCAGCTGACCCCAACCCGAGCAG AGAAGCTGAAGGACCCAGGCCTGCAAGCGCCCAAGCCCCTGCCGCACCCCTTGCACCCCGTGCCTGCCCCCCACCACGCCGTGCCCGGCGTCATCTCCAGCCACGGCCTCTTCCCGCTGCCCGGCAGCGGTGCCGCCACGGCCCTGCTCATCCAGCGCACCAACGAGGAGGAGAAGTGGCTGGCGCGGCAGCGGCGCCTGCGGCAGGAGAAGGAGGACCGGCAGTCGCAGGTGTCCGAGTTCCGGCAGCAGGTGCTGGAGCAGCACCTGGACATGGGCCGGCCCCCGGTGCCGGGGGAGGCGGAGCACCGGCCTGAGAGCGCCAG GCCAGGACCAAACCGTCACGAGCCAGGCAGCCGAGACCCTGCGCAGCACTTTGGTGGGCCCCCACCCCTCATCTCGCCCAAACCCCAGCACCCAGCCATGCCCACCACCCTCTGGAACCCAGTGTCTCTGATGGACAGTGCCCTGGAGACCCGGCGGGCCCCAGAGAGCCACACTCTGCACAGCCACCCGGTCCCATTCGAGCCGAGCCGCCAAGCCGCTGTTCCACTGGTGAAGGTGGAGCGGGTCTACTGCCCAGAGAAGGCAGAGGAGGGGACCCGGAAGCGTGAGGCTGCCCCCCTGGACAAGTACCAGCCGCCACCGCGGGAGGTGGGAAGCCTCGAGCACCAGGCCTTCCCTCATGGGCCTGTCCCCTTCCTCACCGAGTTCGAGAAGTCCGCCCCAGCCGTACTGGGCCCGCCACGCACCTCCCTCACCCAGGCAGCCCCCTTTGCGGAGCTCAGCGGGCCCCTGAAGCCAGGCTCACCCTACCGGCACGCGGTTCCCCGGGTCCCCGACCCCACCTACATCTACGACGAGTTCCTACAGCAGCGCCGGAAGCTGGTCAGCAAGCTGGACCTAGAGGAGCGCCGGCGACGGGAGGCCCAGGAGAAAG GATACTTCTATGACCTGGATGACTCATATGACGAAAGTGACGAGGAAGAGGTCAGGGCCCATCTCCGCTGCGTGGCCGAGCAGCCGCCCCTCAAACTGGACACGTCCTCAGAG AAGCTAGagtttttgcaactttttggCTTGACCACCCAACAGCAGAAGGAGGAGTTGCTGACCCAGAAGCGGAGGAAGAGGCGGCGGATGCTGAGGGAGAGGAGCCCATCGCCCCCCACGCTGCAGAGCAAGCGGCAGACACCTTCGCCGAGGTTGGCTCTGTCCACCCGGTACAGCCCCGATGAGATGAACGACAGCCCCAACTTCGAGGAGAAGAAGAAGTTCCTGATCGCCTTCAGCCTGACTCACGTCAGCGCCGAGAAGAGGAGAG ACAAAGAGAAACTTGTTGAAATGCTCCGTGCCATGAAGCAGAAGATGCTGCCAGCAGCCAGGGCAGACCCACTGACAAACCCTCCGAGGGACAGTCCTGCTGTCTCCCTGAGCG aaccagcCACACAGCAAGCCTCCCTGGATGTGGCTAAGCCTGTTGGAATTGCTGCCTCTTTGTCTGATGTCCCAAAGGCCATGGAACCTGGGAGACTGGAACAGCTCCGGCCCCAGGAGCTCTCTGGAGTTCAGGAGCCAGCTCCTGCCAGTGGCGAGAAGGCCAGGCCAAGCGAGGCCCCCGGGAGCAAGAAGGCCCTGAGCATGCTCCGTTACATCCGGGGCCCCGCGCCCAAGGACGTGCCCGTGCCGTTGTCTCACAGCATCAACGGGAAGAGCCAGCCCTGGGAGCCCTTCCTGGCGGAGGAATTCGCACATCAGTTCCACGAGTCGGTGCTGCAGTCCACCCAGAAGGCCCTGCAGAAGCACAAAG GGAGTGGAGCTGTGCTGTCTGCAGAGCAGAACCACAAGGTTGACACGTCCATCCACTACAACATTCCTGAGCTACAATCCTCCAGCCGGGTCCCTCTGCCCCAGCAGAATGGACAGCAGGAGCCCCCGTCTGCAAGAAAGGGCCCTGCCACCCAGGAGATGGATCAAGACTCAGAAGAGGacgaggaggaggaagatggggaggaggaggaagaggaggaggaagcccCCAGGCAGAAGTGGCAAGGGATTGAGGCAATTTTTGAAGCTTACCAGGAACATATAGAAG AGCAAAATCTGGAGCGGCAGGTGTTGCAGACACAGTGCAGGTGGCTGGAGGCCCAGCACTACAGCCTCAGCCTGACGGCCGAACAGCTCTCCCACAGCATGGCA gagTTAAGGAGCCAGAAACAGAAGATTGTCTCAGAAAGGGAGCGCCTCCAGGCAGAACTGGATCACTTACGAAAGTGCCTTGCGTTGCCTGCAATGCATTGGTCTAGGGGTTACTTTAAGGGATAT
- the GSE1 gene encoding genetic suppressor element 1 isoform X9, translated as MGPIIVPPGGHSVPSTPPVVTIAPTKTVNGVWRSESRQQDAGSRGGSSGRERLIVEPPLPQEKAGGPAIPSHLLSTPYPFGIAPSSVVQDSRFPPLNLQRPVHHVVPPSSVAEDYLRSFRPYHTAEDLRMSSLPPLGLDPATAAAYYHPSYLAPHPFPHPAFRMEDSYCLSALRSPFYPIPAPGSLPPLHPSAMHLHLSGVRYPPELSHSSLAALHSERMSSLSAERLQMDEELRREREREADREREKEREREREKEREKELEREREKEREREKERQREQRAREKELLAAKALEPPFLPVAELHGLRGHATEERAKPSEQLTPTRAEKLKDPGLQAPKPLPHPLHPVPAPHHAVPGVISSHGLFPLPGSGAATALLIQRTNEEEKWLARQRRLRQEKEDRQSQVSEFRQQVLEQHLDMGRPPVPGEAEHRPESARPGPNRHEPGSRDPAQHFGGPPPLISPKPQHPAMPTTLWNPVSLMDSALETRRAPESHTLHSHPVPFEPSRQAAVPLVKVERVYCPEKAEEGTRKREAAPLDKYQPPPREVGSLEHQAFPHGPVPFLTEFEKSAPAVLGPPRTSLTQAAPFAELSGPLKPGSPYRHAVPRVPDPTYIYDEFLQQRRKLVSKLDLEERRRREAQEKGYFYDLDDSYDESDEEEVRAHLRCVAEQPPLKLDTSSEKLEFLQLFGLTTQQQKEELLTQKRRKRRRMLRERSPSPPTLQSKRQTPSPRLALSTRYSPDEMNDSPNFEEKKKFLIAFSLTHVSAEKRRDKEKLVEMLRAMKQKMLPAARADPLTNPPRDSPAVSLSEPATQQASLDVAKPVGIAASLSDVPKAMEPGRLEQLRPQELSGVQEPAPASGEKARPSEAPGSKKALSMLRYIRGPAPKDVPVPLSHSINGKSQPWEPFLAEEFAHQFHESVLQSTQKALQKHKGSGAVLSAEQNHKVDTSIHYNIPELQSSSRVPLPQQNGQQEPPSARKGPATQEMDQDSEEDEEEEDGEEEEEEEEAPRQKWQGIEAIFEAYQEHIEEQNLERQVLQTQCRWLEAQHYSLSLTAEQLSHSMAELRSQKQKIVSERERLQAELDHLRKCLALPAMHWSRGYFKGYPR; from the exons ATGGGCCCCATCATCGTGCCTCCCGGGGGCCACAGCGTCCCCAGCACGCCTCCCGTGGTGACCATCGCCCCCACCAAGACCGTCAACGGCGTCTGGAGGAGTGAGAGCCGGCAG CAGGATGCCGGCTCCCGGGGCGGCAGCAGTGGTCGGGAGCGCCTCATCGTGGAGCCCCCGCTGCCTCAGGAGAAAGCGGGGGGCCCGGCCATCCCCTCTCACCTGCTCAGCACCCCCTACCCCTTCGGGATTGCCCCCAGCTCAGTGGTGCAGGACTCCCGCTTCCCCCCACTGAA CCTCCAGCGGCCCGTCCACCACGTGGTGCCGCCCAGCTCCGTGGCCGAGGATTACCTGCGGAGCTTCCGGCCCTACCACACTGCCGAGGACCTCCGGATGTCCTCTCTCCCGCCCCTCGGCCTGGACCCAGCCACCGCCGCCGCCTACTACCACCCCAGCTACCTGGCACcacaccccttcccacacccggcCTTCCG GATGGAGGACTCCTACTGCCTGTCGGCCCTGCGGTCCCCCTTCTACCCCATCCCCGCTCCCGGCTCCCTGCCCCCGCTGCACCCGTCGGCCATGCACCTGCACCTCTCCGGGGTCCGCTACCCCCCCGAGCTGTCCCACTCGTCGCTGGCGGCACTGCACTCGGAGCGGATGTCCAGCCTCAGCGCAGAGAG GCTGCAGATGGACGAGGAGCTGAGGCGGGAGCGTGAGCGGGAAGCTGACCGTGAGCGGGAGAAGGAGCGCGAGCGGGAGCGGGAGAAGGAGCGGGAGAAGGAGCTGGAGCGGGAGCGGGAGAAGGAGCGGGAGCGGGAGAAGGAGCGCCAGCGGGAGCAGCGGGCCCGCGAGAAGGAGCTGCTGGCCGCCAAGGCCCTGGAGCCCCCGTTCCTGCCGGTGGCCGAGCTGCACGGGCTGCGGGGCCATGCCACGGAGGAGCGGGCAAAGCCCTCGGAGCAGCTGACCCCAACCCGAGCAG AGAAGCTGAAGGACCCAGGCCTGCAAGCGCCCAAGCCCCTGCCGCACCCCTTGCACCCCGTGCCTGCCCCCCACCACGCCGTGCCCGGCGTCATCTCCAGCCACGGCCTCTTCCCGCTGCCCGGCAGCGGTGCCGCCACGGCCCTGCTCATCCAGCGCACCAACGAGGAGGAGAAGTGGCTGGCGCGGCAGCGGCGCCTGCGGCAGGAGAAGGAGGACCGGCAGTCGCAGGTGTCCGAGTTCCGGCAGCAGGTGCTGGAGCAGCACCTGGACATGGGCCGGCCCCCGGTGCCGGGGGAGGCGGAGCACCGGCCTGAGAGCGCCAG GCCAGGACCAAACCGTCACGAGCCAGGCAGCCGAGACCCTGCGCAGCACTTTGGTGGGCCCCCACCCCTCATCTCGCCCAAACCCCAGCACCCAGCCATGCCCACCACCCTCTGGAACCCAGTGTCTCTGATGGACAGTGCCCTGGAGACCCGGCGGGCCCCAGAGAGCCACACTCTGCACAGCCACCCGGTCCCATTCGAGCCGAGCCGCCAAGCCGCTGTTCCACTGGTGAAGGTGGAGCGGGTCTACTGCCCAGAGAAGGCAGAGGAGGGGACCCGGAAGCGTGAGGCTGCCCCCCTGGACAAGTACCAGCCGCCACCGCGGGAGGTGGGAAGCCTCGAGCACCAGGCCTTCCCTCATGGGCCTGTCCCCTTCCTCACCGAGTTCGAGAAGTCCGCCCCAGCCGTACTGGGCCCGCCACGCACCTCCCTCACCCAGGCAGCCCCCTTTGCGGAGCTCAGCGGGCCCCTGAAGCCAGGCTCACCCTACCGGCACGCGGTTCCCCGGGTCCCCGACCCCACCTACATCTACGACGAGTTCCTACAGCAGCGCCGGAAGCTGGTCAGCAAGCTGGACCTAGAGGAGCGCCGGCGACGGGAGGCCCAGGAGAAAG GATACTTCTATGACCTGGATGACTCATATGACGAAAGTGACGAGGAAGAGGTCAGGGCCCATCTCCGCTGCGTGGCCGAGCAGCCGCCCCTCAAACTGGACACGTCCTCAGAG AAGCTAGagtttttgcaactttttggCTTGACCACCCAACAGCAGAAGGAGGAGTTGCTGACCCAGAAGCGGAGGAAGAGGCGGCGGATGCTGAGGGAGAGGAGCCCATCGCCCCCCACGCTGCAGAGCAAGCGGCAGACACCTTCGCCGAGGTTGGCTCTGTCCACCCGGTACAGCCCCGATGAGATGAACGACAGCCCCAACTTCGAGGAGAAGAAGAAGTTCCTGATCGCCTTCAGCCTGACTCACGTCAGCGCCGAGAAGAGGAGAG ACAAAGAGAAACTTGTTGAAATGCTCCGTGCCATGAAGCAGAAGATGCTGCCAGCAGCCAGGGCAGACCCACTGACAAACCCTCCGAGGGACAGTCCTGCTGTCTCCCTGAGCG aaccagcCACACAGCAAGCCTCCCTGGATGTGGCTAAGCCTGTTGGAATTGCTGCCTCTTTGTCTGATGTCCCAAAGGCCATGGAACCTGGGAGACTGGAACAGCTCCGGCCCCAGGAGCTCTCTGGAGTTCAGGAGCCAGCTCCTGCCAGTGGCGAGAAGGCCAGGCCAAGCGAGGCCCCCGGGAGCAAGAAGGCCCTGAGCATGCTCCGTTACATCCGGGGCCCCGCGCCCAAGGACGTGCCCGTGCCGTTGTCTCACAGCATCAACGGGAAGAGCCAGCCCTGGGAGCCCTTCCTGGCGGAGGAATTCGCACATCAGTTCCACGAGTCGGTGCTGCAGTCCACCCAGAAGGCCCTGCAGAAGCACAAAG GGAGTGGAGCTGTGCTGTCTGCAGAGCAGAACCACAAGGTTGACACGTCCATCCACTACAACATTCCTGAGCTACAATCCTCCAGCCGGGTCCCTCTGCCCCAGCAGAATGGACAGCAGGAGCCCCCGTCTGCAAGAAAGGGCCCTGCCACCCAGGAGATGGATCAAGACTCAGAAGAGGacgaggaggaggaagatggggaggaggaggaagaggaggaggaagcccCCAGGCAGAAGTGGCAAGGGATTGAGGCAATTTTTGAAGCTTACCAGGAACATATAGAAG AGCAAAATCTGGAGCGGCAGGTGTTGCAGACACAGTGCAGGTGGCTGGAGGCCCAGCACTACAGCCTCAGCCTGACGGCCGAACAGCTCTCCCACAGCATGGCA gagTTAAGGAGCCAGAAACAGAAGATTGTCTCAGAAAGGGAGCGCCTCCAGGCAGAACTGGATCACTTACGAAAGTGCCTTGCGTTGCCTGCAATGCATTGGTCTAGGGGTTACTTTAAGGGATAT
- the GSE1 gene encoding genetic suppressor element 1 isoform X7: MFGLKPPLYYLPGSSLSSESSPVSSPATNHSSPATTPKRVPMGPIIVPPGGHSVPSTPPVVTIAPTKTVNGVWRSESRQQDAGSRGGSSGRERLIVEPPLPQEKAGGPAIPSHLLSTPYPFGIAPSSVVQDSRFPPLNLQRPVHHVVPPSSVAEDYLRSFRPYHTAEDLRMSSLPPLGLDPATAAAYYHPSYLAPHPFPHPAFRMEDSYCLSALRSPFYPIPAPGSLPPLHPSAMHLHLSGVRYPPELSHSSLAALHSERMSSLSAERLQMDEELRREREREADREREKEREREREKEREKELEREREKEREREKERQREQRAREKELLAAKALEPPFLPVAELHGLRGHATEERAKPSEQLTPTRAEKLKDPGLQAPKPLPHPLHPVPAPHHAVPGVISSHGLFPLPGSGAATALLIQRTNEEEKWLARQRRLRQEKEDRQSQVSEFRQQVLEQHLDMGRPPVPGEAEHRPESARPGPNRHEPGSRDPAQHFGGPPPLISPKPQHPAMPTTLWNPVSLMDSALETRRAPESHTLHSHPVPFEPSRQAAVPLVKVERVYCPEKAEEGTRKREAAPLDKYQPPPREVGSLEHQAFPHGPVPFLTEFEKSAPAVLGPPRTSLTQAAPFAELSGPLKPGSPYRHAVPRVPDPTYIYDEFLQQRRKLVSKLDLEERRRREAQEKGYFYDLDDSYDESDEEEVRAHLRCVAEQPPLKLDTSSEKLEFLQLFGLTTQQQKEELLTQKRRKRRRMLRERSPSPPTLQSKRQTPSPRLALSTRYSPDEMNDSPNFEEKKKFLIAFSLTHVSAEKRRDKEKLVEMLRAMKQKMLPAARADPLTNPPRDSPAVSLSEPATQQASLDVAKPVGIAASLSDVPKAMEPGRLEQLRPQELSGVQEPAPASGEKARPSEAPGSKKALSMLRYIRGPAPKDVPVPLSHSINGKSQPWEPFLAEEFAHQFHESVLQSTQKALQKHKGSGAVLSAEQNHKVDTSIHYNIPELQSSSRVPLPQQNGQQEPPSARKGPATQEMDQDSEEDEEEEDGEEEEEEEEAPRQKWQGIEAIFEAYQEHIEEQNLERQVLQTQCRWLEAQHYSLSLTAEQLSHSMAELRSQKQKIVSERERLQAELDHLRKCLALPAMHWSRGYFKGYPR; encoded by the exons GGTCCTCACTGAGCAGCGAGTCGTCCCCCGTGTCCTCTCCGGCCACCAACCACAGCTCCCCGGCCACCACGCCCAAGCGCGTCCCCATGGGCCCCATCATCGTGCCTCCCGGGGGCCACAGCGTCCCCAGCACGCCTCCCGTGGTGACCATCGCCCCCACCAAGACCGTCAACGGCGTCTGGAGGAGTGAGAGCCGGCAG CAGGATGCCGGCTCCCGGGGCGGCAGCAGTGGTCGGGAGCGCCTCATCGTGGAGCCCCCGCTGCCTCAGGAGAAAGCGGGGGGCCCGGCCATCCCCTCTCACCTGCTCAGCACCCCCTACCCCTTCGGGATTGCCCCCAGCTCAGTGGTGCAGGACTCCCGCTTCCCCCCACTGAA CCTCCAGCGGCCCGTCCACCACGTGGTGCCGCCCAGCTCCGTGGCCGAGGATTACCTGCGGAGCTTCCGGCCCTACCACACTGCCGAGGACCTCCGGATGTCCTCTCTCCCGCCCCTCGGCCTGGACCCAGCCACCGCCGCCGCCTACTACCACCCCAGCTACCTGGCACcacaccccttcccacacccggcCTTCCG GATGGAGGACTCCTACTGCCTGTCGGCCCTGCGGTCCCCCTTCTACCCCATCCCCGCTCCCGGCTCCCTGCCCCCGCTGCACCCGTCGGCCATGCACCTGCACCTCTCCGGGGTCCGCTACCCCCCCGAGCTGTCCCACTCGTCGCTGGCGGCACTGCACTCGGAGCGGATGTCCAGCCTCAGCGCAGAGAG GCTGCAGATGGACGAGGAGCTGAGGCGGGAGCGTGAGCGGGAAGCTGACCGTGAGCGGGAGAAGGAGCGCGAGCGGGAGCGGGAGAAGGAGCGGGAGAAGGAGCTGGAGCGGGAGCGGGAGAAGGAGCGGGAGCGGGAGAAGGAGCGCCAGCGGGAGCAGCGGGCCCGCGAGAAGGAGCTGCTGGCCGCCAAGGCCCTGGAGCCCCCGTTCCTGCCGGTGGCCGAGCTGCACGGGCTGCGGGGCCATGCCACGGAGGAGCGGGCAAAGCCCTCGGAGCAGCTGACCCCAACCCGAGCAG AGAAGCTGAAGGACCCAGGCCTGCAAGCGCCCAAGCCCCTGCCGCACCCCTTGCACCCCGTGCCTGCCCCCCACCACGCCGTGCCCGGCGTCATCTCCAGCCACGGCCTCTTCCCGCTGCCCGGCAGCGGTGCCGCCACGGCCCTGCTCATCCAGCGCACCAACGAGGAGGAGAAGTGGCTGGCGCGGCAGCGGCGCCTGCGGCAGGAGAAGGAGGACCGGCAGTCGCAGGTGTCCGAGTTCCGGCAGCAGGTGCTGGAGCAGCACCTGGACATGGGCCGGCCCCCGGTGCCGGGGGAGGCGGAGCACCGGCCTGAGAGCGCCAG GCCAGGACCAAACCGTCACGAGCCAGGCAGCCGAGACCCTGCGCAGCACTTTGGTGGGCCCCCACCCCTCATCTCGCCCAAACCCCAGCACCCAGCCATGCCCACCACCCTCTGGAACCCAGTGTCTCTGATGGACAGTGCCCTGGAGACCCGGCGGGCCCCAGAGAGCCACACTCTGCACAGCCACCCGGTCCCATTCGAGCCGAGCCGCCAAGCCGCTGTTCCACTGGTGAAGGTGGAGCGGGTCTACTGCCCAGAGAAGGCAGAGGAGGGGACCCGGAAGCGTGAGGCTGCCCCCCTGGACAAGTACCAGCCGCCACCGCGGGAGGTGGGAAGCCTCGAGCACCAGGCCTTCCCTCATGGGCCTGTCCCCTTCCTCACCGAGTTCGAGAAGTCCGCCCCAGCCGTACTGGGCCCGCCACGCACCTCCCTCACCCAGGCAGCCCCCTTTGCGGAGCTCAGCGGGCCCCTGAAGCCAGGCTCACCCTACCGGCACGCGGTTCCCCGGGTCCCCGACCCCACCTACATCTACGACGAGTTCCTACAGCAGCGCCGGAAGCTGGTCAGCAAGCTGGACCTAGAGGAGCGCCGGCGACGGGAGGCCCAGGAGAAAG GATACTTCTATGACCTGGATGACTCATATGACGAAAGTGACGAGGAAGAGGTCAGGGCCCATCTCCGCTGCGTGGCCGAGCAGCCGCCCCTCAAACTGGACACGTCCTCAGAG AAGCTAGagtttttgcaactttttggCTTGACCACCCAACAGCAGAAGGAGGAGTTGCTGACCCAGAAGCGGAGGAAGAGGCGGCGGATGCTGAGGGAGAGGAGCCCATCGCCCCCCACGCTGCAGAGCAAGCGGCAGACACCTTCGCCGAGGTTGGCTCTGTCCACCCGGTACAGCCCCGATGAGATGAACGACAGCCCCAACTTCGAGGAGAAGAAGAAGTTCCTGATCGCCTTCAGCCTGACTCACGTCAGCGCCGAGAAGAGGAGAG ACAAAGAGAAACTTGTTGAAATGCTCCGTGCCATGAAGCAGAAGATGCTGCCAGCAGCCAGGGCAGACCCACTGACAAACCCTCCGAGGGACAGTCCTGCTGTCTCCCTGAGCG aaccagcCACACAGCAAGCCTCCCTGGATGTGGCTAAGCCTGTTGGAATTGCTGCCTCTTTGTCTGATGTCCCAAAGGCCATGGAACCTGGGAGACTGGAACAGCTCCGGCCCCAGGAGCTCTCTGGAGTTCAGGAGCCAGCTCCTGCCAGTGGCGAGAAGGCCAGGCCAAGCGAGGCCCCCGGGAGCAAGAAGGCCCTGAGCATGCTCCGTTACATCCGGGGCCCCGCGCCCAAGGACGTGCCCGTGCCGTTGTCTCACAGCATCAACGGGAAGAGCCAGCCCTGGGAGCCCTTCCTGGCGGAGGAATTCGCACATCAGTTCCACGAGTCGGTGCTGCAGTCCACCCAGAAGGCCCTGCAGAAGCACAAAG GGAGTGGAGCTGTGCTGTCTGCAGAGCAGAACCACAAGGTTGACACGTCCATCCACTACAACATTCCTGAGCTACAATCCTCCAGCCGGGTCCCTCTGCCCCAGCAGAATGGACAGCAGGAGCCCCCGTCTGCAAGAAAGGGCCCTGCCACCCAGGAGATGGATCAAGACTCAGAAGAGGacgaggaggaggaagatggggaggaggaggaagaggaggaggaagcccCCAGGCAGAAGTGGCAAGGGATTGAGGCAATTTTTGAAGCTTACCAGGAACATATAGAAG AGCAAAATCTGGAGCGGCAGGTGTTGCAGACACAGTGCAGGTGGCTGGAGGCCCAGCACTACAGCCTCAGCCTGACGGCCGAACAGCTCTCCCACAGCATGGCA gagTTAAGGAGCCAGAAACAGAAGATTGTCTCAGAAAGGGAGCGCCTCCAGGCAGAACTGGATCACTTACGAAAGTGCCTTGCGTTGCCTGCAATGCATTGGTCTAGGGGTTACTTTAAGGGATAT